Within the Gammaproteobacteria bacterium genome, the region ATGTACTCAATTCAGCTGGTTGACTGGACCAGCGCTGCCTCTCAGATAAAAGAAGTTCGCGAAAAAGTTTTTGTCATCGAACAAAGACTTGACTGGAGTTTGGTTGAAGATTCATACGACACCGACAGCCTACATGTTTTGGCGCTATCTGCCGAAGGTAACAGCATTGGCTGTGGTCGAATCAAACCTTCAGGCCATCTTGGACGGCTCGCGGTACTGCTTCCTTGGCGACATGTTGGTGTTGGTAGCCAGATAGTGCAGACACTTGTAGGTGTCGCCGGACAAGCGAACTTTAATGAATTGCATTTGCACTCGACACTCAATTTAATGAATTACTTCTCTCGGTTTCAATTTGTGCCCAATGGACCGGTTTTTATGGAATGGGGCCGTCCGACACAACGCATGATACGGCCACTGGTCTCCCCTCACGTCACTGTTGCCCAACGTCAATTTGCCGGCACAACGCGCTAATGGATAACGAAAACTCCACGTCGTCTATTCGACGCCAAAACCAAATCGCGTTTCGAAAGGTGCTGACAGACAGCCAGACGACCTTTCGATGGTTGAGTCTCGCATTAGAGCCTTTGGTCACCGACGACCGTGAGATCATTGATACATTTTTGGCGGTGGCTAAAACCCACCCCAAACTTATTTTCCAAATTATCGTCGCCGATGACCACTTGCTACATTTCAAACGACACCGATTGATCGGATTAATGCAACGACTTTCGTCATCTTTCGAGGTTCGACGCTATCACAGTCCAGACAATTGCCCACTGACCACTGCCTTCGCAATGAGCGACTCAAGTGCGTATGTGCGCCCTATCGCCACCCAATGGCACTGTGAGCTTGTGACAGAACCCGCTCAATTGAAGTCGTTGGAAACACAGTTTCTCGAACATTGGCATATGGCGGAAAGATTTAACCCATTCCAACGACTCAACCTGTAGTGACACCACACCAATATCGGTATAATCGTCGCCCCATTCCGACGAGAGCCATTGTGTGTCCTGGATTAAAGAACAACTGCCCAAATTGATTCGTCTCGCTGTCCCCGCTGTGCTGGCACAGGCCGCACAAATGGGTCTTGGCTTCATTGACATCATGATGGCAGGCCATCACAGCGCACAGACCTTGGCTGCGGTGTCGGTTGGCTCGAATGTGTTCATCCCCATTGTTGTCATCATGATGGGATTTCTACTTGGCATCAACCCAATGGCCGCCAGTGCGCGCGCACGCCGAAATTTTCGTGAACTCGCTCGTCTATTGCACACAGGACTGGGCATTGCGCTTATTTTGGGTACGCTTTGCTGGTGGGTGCTCAAAAATCCAAGCTGGCTACTTGGTCAACTTGATTTACCACC harbors:
- a CDS encoding GNAT family N-acetyltransferase, translated to MYSIQLVDWTSAASQIKEVREKVFVIEQRLDWSLVEDSYDTDSLHVLALSAEGNSIGCGRIKPSGHLGRLAVLLPWRHVGVGSQIVQTLVGVAGQANFNELHLHSTLNLMNYFSRFQFVPNGPVFMEWGRPTQRMIRPLVSPHVTVAQRQFAGTTR